The Solanum pennellii chromosome 7, SPENNV200 DNA segment TAATTATATTacttgttaatttttattttataactttttaaaagtaacaatgaattaaaaaaaatatttattgattaattctttgtcttttaaaatatatttatttatatgttttgtcaatcaatatcaaaattaacaacctgtgaattttttttaattattcttaagGATAAAGtggaaataaaatcaattttatcttGATTTAGGAATTGGcaagtaatataaaaatatattttataagtagTATGAGACACATGAAATATTCAACATACTAAAAGTATATGTTCtatgaattttgtaattttaaatatgttatgtcATTCATGTAAGAGAATATGAAAGCAATGAAATTTATACTTAccgaacataaaaaaaatgaaattctattttaaataaactacagagaaaaagtaatatttttcgAAATAGACTAAAAAAAGATAAGACATAAATTTGAAGCAGAGTAAGAAGTTTATAACAATTTTATACTagctaattttatatataactcCATATAActatcaataataattaatcGAATCAATATCTTGGATAAGAAAGAAGATAATGTGTGATACGAACTAAGTGAAGTGCATTAAAGATGAGGAAGGAAAAGTATTGGTGGAAGAGACACACACAAGACAAAGATAACACTAAATGATTGGAGAAGATAATAGAGATGAGGATGAACGTGTGTCATTACCAGCATTAGTTAAGTGTGATTAGTttcaatgtcgctaaaggcttcagggacacatatatacaaataatgttCATTaccgctaaaaatatatatttaatggtaattaaataattatctttGTAGTCATTATGAGGGTTATATATGAAGTTGtacatatttttcatttgagaTAAGTATATGTTTGTAAgctaattgtttttttttttcttcatttgtatgAATAAGTGATGTGCAGAGTAGGTGATAATAAGGAATGGTATTTCTACAGCATGAGAGGAAGAAAGTACAAAAACAGTGTAAGACCAAATAGAGTAACAGGATCTGGTTTTTGGAAAGCAACAGGAATTGATAAGCCTGTTTATTCACAAAGCAATGAGCTGTGCATTGGCCTCAAAAAATCATTAGTATATTATAGGGGAAGTGCTGGAAAAGGTACTAAAACTGATTGGATGATGCATGAGTTTCGTCTACCGCCTATTTGGAAGACGAATACTTCAAATGGACACCTCCCTAATCTCAACAACATTGCTGCTGAAGCTGTAAGTTTATCGATATGGACTActcttctagtttcttgttcttTGATTTCTGTGATTTTCTATTGTTTCGTGTCGTTTGTCTATAAGAATCTGTTCatgttttgagttgagggtctACTAGAAACAGTCTTTTTGCGTCATATATGAGATAGAGGTAAGGTCTGTGTATACACTATCCTCCGCAGACATCATTATGTGAGACTACGTACATTGATTATTAGCTAGTTGATCTCTATCAtgttaccctttatataggtaTGAACGAACATGAAATTTTCGTTACCTGAGAGTTCAATAGTCCCCGAGAATCCTGGCATACaatatacaacaacaacatatgcACTGTAATACCACACACAGATCTTACCCTGACCTTTGTGGAAtgggtagagaggttgtttctgaaAGACCTTTAACAATGTGACTCAAACCCTCAACCTATTGGTCGATGGTGGAGGTGCTCAATCGCTTCAAACATAGCCACATTCATGACTTATTATGCTTAGAGGCAGATCGATATTGGATCACCCTCACTCTTGTATATCGAATATGACGATTTAACacttaaaaaattcataaattgcAGGAAGTTTGGACTCTCTGCAGAATATTCAAAAGAATTTCTAATTACAAAAGATTCACACCAGATTGgaagcagcagcagcagcagcccGTTGTTAAACAAAGTTTCGTTGACACAAGTTCTAAGGCGTGCAGTGTTCAATCCGAAATCAGTGATGATCAATCCAATAATGTCATCAATTTCAAAAAGATGGCATTTCCACAAAAGAACATTATGAATGCATCATCTGGAGGAAATTTAAACTATCAAGTTGATCAAAGAACCAGTTACTACAATAATAGCCAACTAATTACGACCATGCCTGATCAATCGCCATTCACATCATCAAATTCAATCTTTTGGAACACACGTGCTGAAGATCAGGAGTATTTGTTTAGTCATGGAAACTGGGATGAGCTCAAATCTGTCGTTGATTTAGCCATTGATCCTCGTAGTCTCTTTGGATTTAAATAAGCTGGCCTGGAAGCAAAACAGACTTGTGACTTGTCTTTATAGGAACACtcttggtatatatatatgcgTGTTGAATCAGTGACGAATCCAAAATTTAGAGTCAGCAGGTTCTGTTCCTAATCCGTTAATCGTATCTGTGTTATCCTCCCCACACATATTAATAATCAGAGCTAGATGCATGCAGCAGATTCTGAATCAGTTGTTGGGATTGAAGTTAACACAGTATGATATGCTTTCcacattttttgtttattaggaCTTACATACATCTTGTAAATTACTAATTTCCTAGAGTACTTTCTTGTACTGAATTGCATAGAATACTTTTTTGTTCAGAGTACAGTACAGTAAGAGATGGTTTTATGAGGGAACAAATATTAGGTTCATTACTATCTTTCgcgtttatatatatatatatatatatatatatatgtatgaatggaCGTTATGATAACTTGGTTATGAAGATAGCAAGACAATGTTCTAACTTGATTTGCAGCTTCTTGAGCGTGAGAACTCATGGTTCTCAACTCACTTCATAGACTATTGTATTATGCATTGTGTGTGTCTGATATTAGTCTTCTTGAAGAACAGAACAACAAGTCCAGTACCATTTAATTATGATATGTCTGTTAGTATAAAAGGTATATACGCTTTAGTTTTTGGATGACAGAAACatcaatgtcccaaaagtataaCGGAGGATATCTGTGTACTATTTCGGAGgcatatttatcctttttcccTTAAAACTATGCCACACCCTTGGGTGCACAACCCCTCAATAATGCCAACAATCAGTTGGTATTTTGGCTTGAACAAGTTCTCCTTTAAACTCTGTTACTCCTTTTTTATTTACCTTATTTATTCTTCTACTCTAATAGCCTGAAGTTGGAACCATAACAATATGTAACAGCTGATTTGGTGTGATGTtatcttaatatttatttttatttgtctttatttattatgtatattttataattatatttcatcttTTACCCTAATTTTTTATAGTAGCTCTATcatgtattttacttttttggtttttttgttcaaattatGGATGTGTGGACATTATGTAACAATGGAAAATAACATCTATCTAAAAATTGTAttcattaaaacaataaaaattatgatatattatgaaataatacgTAACAACTATCAAAACAAAATGTAGGGTCTATTTTGTTTCTAACGCATAGATTACGATGGGATGGAACCATTTAGTGAGTAAAAAGAAgatattttgttttcttctcacaccaaaaagagacTTACGAAGAATATAAACACTTGATAGAATCACACTGCCACAAAAATGACCATTGAAggcatttaattcttaattgctgctaaatatgtatttttagcggcaattgttactctttatatatgttcctaaagcctttagcgacattggttctaatggcacttaactaatgccgataaagacttagcactctttattagtgtcaatatttaatgccactaaaagttgtttttgttgtagtgtcaattgagttgttattcccatacaaatattttatatgtatacaACTCTGACTTTGTAATAATTATATacacaataatataataataataaggaaaattttGCGactaagcaaacttatactctTTAATTATTCATCATAGGTATAGTTTGCTATGattaccactcgcgactaaaattatacattaattacgtgggctgacttcgagtttgtataattagtcatgtttgtatatgtataattcgccaggatacaaatacatatgtataatatacaattttttaacctatatacatatacaattcacctctctcccactctttgccctctctcgctcgcctctctcctccctctctcaatctcgcttgccatttatacaaatgtatatgtataatatacaattatatacagttatatacatatacaattcacctctcccactctctgccctctctcgctcgcctctctcctctctctcccagtcttgATTGcctttctcctccctctcccaatctctcttgccatatatacaattacatatgtatcatatacaattatctaatcaatatatatatacaattcaactttctcccactcttttccccctctctctcctctctcctctctctcccagtctcgctcgcctctctcctccatataacatgtagctacaaattgtaattatcaaactaagCTActgagagtaattaattatttttaagttgctatatgtgaaagtttcccaaataataatcataactaaCAACTCTGACTTTGTAATAATTATATACacaataatacaataataataatcataactaaCAACTCTGACTTTGTAATAATTATgtacaattacatatgtataatatacaattatctaaccaatatacataaacaattcacctttctcccactcttttccccctctctctcgcctctctcctctctctcccagtctcgctcgcctctctcctccatataaaatgtagctacaaattgtaattatcaaactaagCTAcaaagagtaattaattatttttaagttgctatatgtgaaagtttctcaaataataatcataactaaCAACTTTGACTTTGTAATAATTATAtacacaataacaacaataataatcataactaaCATCTCTGACTTtgtaataattatatacaatcataaatgtataatatacaattatctaaccaatgtACATATAccattcacctttctcccactcttttccccctctctctcgcctctctcttctctctcccaGCCTCGCTCGCTTCTCTCCTctatataacatgtagctacaaattgtaatcaTCAAACTAAGCTAttgagagtaattaattatttttaagtgactatatgtgaaagtttcccaattaataatcataactaaTAACTCTGACTTTGTAATAATTATATACACaacaatacaataataataatcataactaaCAACTCTGACTTTGTAATAATTATATAcacaataatataacaatattaaTCATAACTAACAAGAAAGAACGATCTAAGATCAATGTTCCATGTCAACTCTTCTACATtttacaaattataaaataaaaattcataacaagaagagtatttaatttttttataaaaaaacaattaattatttgaattgtgGTGAATTTGCCATCCCATATTGGTACTATAAGTGCTACACATTGCAACTCATATGTGAAGCTTCACTTGAAATTCCCAATTAATACTATTACTAAAGTTTTCTCAAGAGTTACCTAATGTCTATCGCTGGACAACCAAAACATGTTCAAGAGATTTCTGCGGAAGGAATAGAACCTCCATCGGAGTTTTTCGTTAAGGATACTATTCTTGCTGGAAACTTAGGCTCTGTTTCATTGATCCAAATACCGATCATCGATCTGAATTTGCTTTTATTGGATCCCTATTCTGAAGCATACAAGGATGAAATCAACAAACTGCTAGATGCTCTCAGCTCCTGGGGTGTTTTTCaggtttaatttaatttcatctgttatttatttaaattattattgtacCACAAGGTATAGATAAGTTTAATTTCTATATACTGACGATCCAAAGGAATTATGTACACTATATGTCATATAGTATTCTTAGATCcttatttctatttctatttGTTCCTCCTTTAGCCTTTgacttttgtatttttgtatttttacttcATCGTTGATATTGTTATAGTCTTTTTCATTTGTTGTTATTATGTGTTGTTTCCTTTAATTGGATTGCtgtattatttgttgttattattgtccCTTTTCTCCTTTATTTATAGCAAGACTTTTATACTTGGTATTTTCTTCTCAtacttattttgttatgttCCAATTGAGTCAATTGTCCATCGTAAATTGCCTTTCTACCTTCAAAGGTAGGGACAACTATCGAGACTGCATACATACTACTCTACCCAGATCATCTCAACTGTGGAATTGCACTAGCTATGTTGAATCTGGCAAGACAACATAAATACCATCCTATCCAGACCTCACTTGTGAGATTACACTGAATATGTTGAACTTACAAGACTGTATACATACCACCCTATATATTCAGACAACACTTGTGAGATTACACTGAATATATTGAACTAGCAAGACTGCACACATACCACCTTATGTAGACAGCACTTGTAGGATTACactgaatatattattgttattattctaattttctattattGATTGGGGTATTTATTTATTAGGTAATAGGTCATGGGATGTCAAGTTCATATTTGGAGGAAATACGTAATCTCATCAAGAAATTCTTTTGTCTATCAATTGAAGAGAAGCAAAAATATGGCAGAGCTGCTGATGGATTTGAAGGATATGGAAATGACCCAATTTTTGTTGAAGGACAAGTTTTAGATTGGTGTGATCGATTGTTTTTGACAGCATACCCTCAAGATCAAAGAAATCTTCAATTTTGGCCTCAAAATCCTCCTAATTTTATGTACGTACCtctaatttctttctttttttgagttTAATTTCTATGCACTTAcgaatcaaaatatatatttatataattagttggtTGGTTAAAAGTTAATTATAAGTAATTCGTAATATAAGTTCAGTTAGTTAAGTAAGAGgacatttttaaaattgtcaATAATTCAAGAATGAAACTAATCATCTACATTGTATTTAAATGTGTTTTCAATACTAGTATCTGAATAAATGATAACCAAGAAAATAAAGTTTGGGTATAGATTCAAAGTAGACCGttagatataatttttagtagttttaattctttaattttaaataaagtttGGGTATAGATTCAAAGTAGTCCTTTAAATATAATCTTGAGTAGTTCTAGTTcattaatttttccaaaaagttaAGAGCATTTTTTTGAAGTGCaacttttacttttactttttattattattattattattatatatatatatatatatatatataNNNNNNNNNNNNNNNNNNNNNNNNNNNNNNNNNNNNNNNNNNNNNNNNNNNNNNNNNNNNNNNNNNNNNNNNNNNNNNNNNNNNNNNNNNNNNNNNNNNNNNNNNNNNNNNNNNNNNNNNNNNNNNNNNNNNNNNNNNNNNNNNNNNNNNNNNNNNNNNNNNNNNNNNNNNNNNNNNNNNNNNNNNNNNNNNNNNNNNNNNNNNNNNNNNNNNNNNNNNNNNNNNNNNNNNNNNNNNNNNNNNNNNNNNNNNNNNNNNNNNNNNNNNNNNNNNNNNNNNNNNNNNNNNNNNNNNNNNNNNNNNNNNNNNNNNNNNNNNNNNNNNNNNNNNNNNNNNNNNNNNtatatatatatatatattatgtttccGTATGGTGTAATGTCTATTATAATTGATGGAACATTTTGATATTTCTGattaatcttttcttttaacGTTTTCTTAAATGtaactaatttaatttgttgaatATTTATGGAAATGTAAAAATCTTACTAATTTTGACAAGTTTAACGaatcaaaaattatttcatatcgATCGAGTACATTTATATTAAGGAATTATAATGAAACTACCACAAACATATAAGAGATGatcatttttgtcattttctcaTCCCTAACTTTTAGGTTATTATGACACCTTTAATTGTagcaaagatgaaaaaaaaattattacattgtcaattattgtaaataaattaaatcgaaTATTTTATTGCAGGAACGTCTTTGAAGAATATTGTAATAAGGTGATAGTATTAACAAGAACTTTGCTAAAAATATTTGCAAGATCACAAAACTTGGAGGATGATGCTTTCTATAAAGAGATTGGAGAAAAAACATTGGTACAAGCTAGATTTAACTTGTACCCTAAATGTCCAAAACCAGATAAAATTTTGGGAGTCAAAGCTCATGCAGATGCATCAATAATCACTACTCTTTTGCAAGACAAAGAAGTTGAGGGCCTTCAAGTTTTAAAAGATGGTAAATGGTATGGAGTTCCTACAATACTCCATGCTTTACTAATCAACGTTGGCGATCAACTCGAGGTACAATATTTTTATACTATCAGatcatataagaaaataataataagtaatgATAAAAAGTAGAACTAGTAACTTTGAATAACAAAAAAGTAAGTTAGTATATATgatataacatattaaaatatattgatacataatatatttttacaagttGATTTTATCTGTAAGGGGTAGACAAGAGTTCTTTCAAAATATATGTCCAAATCATGTAAAAAAAGAGACTGCTTGACTATTATTTTGAGTTGTCTTTCAATTAATTAggtttaataattaattttggaaTAAGAGGGGTTGGTTGAATGGCAAGTACCTCCACTTAGGAGTGTGCACATCTGgattgaaaaattaaatcaaattttaatttgaattgattttttttatttggttttagACTAATGACTTACTTTGCTTGATTCTTTAGTTTAATTTTggatttagtaaaataaaaaccaaaaaaaataatcaaacttTAGACACATACATATGTGCATCCAAGGGTGGTCAGTGTcgcctagtggtcaatgaagtgatTGAGAAGCTAAGGTCTTCGGTTTTAAAATTTAGCAGAGACAAAAAACAGATGATTTATTCTATCTGTCGTAGCTTTAATGGATGAGAGTTACTTAATACTTGTTGTTGGTGAAAGGTGATAGGTAACACGTGAAATTAGTCAACTCAAATTCTTTTAGAAGCGAATgctttgaaatatttttgttcGATGTTTATTAGATATGAATGAACCCGAACAGACGTACCCACCACTTCTGCAATATACGCGAAAACTGATTCAAACATGACCgtcattaaaaagaaatataatttttttttgatatatattgatGTTCTTTTTCTGATAagttaaatttctttttatgtgAGGTGGTGATAGATAATGAGTAATGGAATTTTCAAGAGCCCAATTCATAGGGTGGCAGCAAATTCAGAACAAGAAAGGATAAGTTTAGCAGTGTTCTATTTCCCAGATTATGAAAAAGAGATAGAGCCCCTCCAAGGTTTAATAAATTCACAAAGGCCCCAAATGTTTAGAAAAGTTAAAAACTATCCTTCTATTAGTTTCAAGTCCTTCCATAGTGGTCAAATAGCCATTGACACTCTTAGAATTTCACCTTCTCAATGAAAGTTTTCAACAAATTTCCCCTAATTATATGTAGATTCCAACttgattattggattgaaaataaatatgtaaattttttattatatgcttcttaaatattataaagtgtCACTTTCTTTATATCTATAAGTACACTTGATATCTATATTGTAAGTCTAATAATCgatctatatatatatgagttaaattactaatttaaacTATCTTCCCTTTCTATTCGAATTTCtctatttcaaatcaaattgtTTCCCTAGTCATGCAATATAATATTGTTGTTGGTAGTGACATGTTTAAATATGGAAacaccaattcaattgaacttTAAGAAACAATCAAATGCCAAAGGATGTtccaataaaaaattaatataatcttttGGGGCTTCacaaaatgaagaaacataaattCAATCATCCATTGATTCGTTGGTCTCTTGACACATGCTGTACAGTATTCTATTATCTTTTACTCATTATATATTGTGATTTAATCGTTTGGATATCTTTAAATGTCCGACTtaagtttttcctttttatgaTATTCAAATCCATCTTATCAGAGAAACTCATTCAGCTAACAAAACtgttaggaccggaaataagcaggtaTAAATGCGGAAACTAGCAAAGTAAACTTTGAAAGAtaacgagtaagaagacaacgagaaatatatcaaaagacacaaagatttaacgtggttcggtcaatcgacctacgtccacaaaggagatgagcaatccactataaatatgagagtacaaaatacagagagaaacaacctcaaccaattcactcggaatacatggaaggttcacacaagtgataacgtatcaagcttgtgacccataaattctccccctaaccaaaactctcaaatctgttaagactacattgtgaatgctgattaagttagaaggaacattcctc contains these protein-coding regions:
- the LOC107025458 gene encoding transcription factor JUNGBRUNNEN 1-like; amino-acid sequence: MSEKIVEKMENTIVCESKIKNSDDDEENDLLLPGFRFHPTDEELVRFYLKRKVENKRIKLDLIKEVDIYKHDPWDLPMMCRVGDNKEWYFYSMRGRKYKNSVRPNRVTGSGFWKATGIDKPVYSQSNELCIGLKKSLVYYRGSAGKGTKTDWMMHEFRLPPIWKTNTSNGHLPNLNNIAAEAEVWTLCRIFKRISNYKRFTPDWKQQQQQPVVKQSFVDTSSKACSVQSEISDDQSNNVINFKKMAFPQKNIMNASSGGNLNYQVDQRTSYYNNSQLITTMPDQSPFTSSNSIFWNTRAEDQEYLFSHGNWDELKSVVDLAIDPRSLFGFK
- the LOC107025540 gene encoding protein SRG1-like, producing MSIAGQPKHVQEISAEGIEPPSEFFVKDTILAGNLGSVSLIQIPIIDLNLLLLDPYSEAYKDEINKLLDALSSWGVFQVIGHGMSSSYLEEIRNLIKKFFCLSIEEKQKYGRAADGFEGYGNDPIFVEGQVLDWCDRLFLTAYPQDQRNLQFWPQNPPNFMNVFEEYCNKVIVLTRTLLKIFARSQNLEDDAFYKEIGEKTLVQARFNLYPKCPKPDKILGVKAHADASIITTLLQDKEVEGLQVLKDGKWYGVPTILHALLINVGDQLEIMSNGIFKSPIHRVAANSEQERISLAVFYFPDYEKEIEPLQGLINSQRPQMFRKVKNYPSISFKSFHSGQIAIDTLRISPSQ